A genomic segment from Sinomonas atrocyanea encodes:
- a CDS encoding SCO6880 family protein: protein MSEQTTYTEPTYGNWRRPRTAGVGRLGALETWAMITALLVLLFVFRLAGPVWGFITFLVMGVALAVFTVRDRHGQSRISRMVAKRAHRNAVGRRTNLYRSGPVGLVPSGTAQLPGLLAKSQLHQFTDSFDRAFALVFMPDTNHATVVIECEPTGLALEDPQTIDAYVANWGGWLSDLGKQSDVVAASVTVETAPDFGVRLRQAVDTRRDPDAPEATVQMMEEVKATFPQSAPVTRAFLAVTVTAWRQGAPRPRKVEDLGIDLGARLGKLTEHLEQCGAGDAHPVTAQTLCEVVRSAYDPAVARHIAAAHAEEVTPSLSWNDVGPIAHNAGWEWYRHDSGFSKSWVMSVAPRGEVFSNVLEAILSPTGDVDRKRVTFLFRPVSAARAMDVAEKDVNAAKNRAASTGTPNFRAIDDYAKTVQTAREVAKDAGMLNFGVVITATIRNAEDALAVSYGVEDLAAESQLTVRPAYGAQDTAFAASLPLGLVLPDYVMVPSKIREAV, encoded by the coding sequence ATGAGCGAGCAGACCACATACACGGAGCCGACGTACGGGAACTGGCGGCGGCCGCGCACCGCGGGCGTCGGCAGGCTGGGCGCGCTGGAGACCTGGGCCATGATCACGGCGCTGCTGGTGCTGCTGTTCGTGTTCCGTCTGGCCGGCCCGGTCTGGGGGTTCATCACCTTCCTCGTGATGGGCGTCGCTCTGGCGGTGTTTACGGTGCGGGACCGGCACGGGCAGTCCCGGATCAGCCGCATGGTCGCCAAGCGCGCGCACAGGAATGCCGTGGGCCGCCGTACGAATCTCTACCGCTCCGGCCCGGTGGGGCTGGTCCCGTCCGGGACGGCGCAGCTGCCGGGTCTTCTGGCCAAGTCGCAGCTGCACCAGTTCACGGACTCGTTCGACCGGGCCTTCGCCCTGGTCTTCATGCCTGACACCAATCACGCCACGGTGGTGATCGAGTGCGAGCCCACGGGGCTGGCCCTGGAGGACCCGCAGACGATTGACGCCTATGTGGCGAATTGGGGCGGCTGGCTGTCCGATCTGGGCAAGCAGTCGGACGTCGTGGCGGCGTCCGTGACGGTGGAGACGGCCCCGGACTTCGGGGTCCGGCTGCGCCAGGCCGTGGACACCCGGCGTGACCCGGATGCCCCGGAGGCGACGGTGCAGATGATGGAGGAGGTCAAGGCGACCTTCCCGCAGTCGGCCCCGGTGACCCGGGCCTTCCTCGCCGTGACGGTCACCGCGTGGCGGCAGGGCGCTCCGCGTCCCCGCAAGGTCGAGGACCTGGGGATCGATCTGGGCGCACGGCTGGGCAAGCTCACCGAGCACCTTGAGCAGTGCGGGGCCGGCGACGCGCACCCGGTCACCGCCCAGACCCTCTGCGAGGTGGTGCGCAGCGCCTACGATCCCGCGGTGGCCCGGCACATCGCCGCCGCGCACGCCGAGGAGGTCACTCCGTCGCTGTCCTGGAACGACGTCGGCCCCATCGCCCACAACGCCGGGTGGGAGTGGTACCGGCACGATTCGGGGTTCTCGAAGTCGTGGGTCATGTCGGTGGCCCCGCGGGGGGAGGTGTTCTCGAACGTGCTGGAGGCGATCCTGTCTCCGACCGGGGACGTGGACCGGAAGCGGGTGACGTTCCTCTTCCGCCCGGTGTCGGCAGCGAGGGCGATGGACGTGGCGGAGAAGGACGTCAATGCGGCCAAGAACCGGGCGGCCTCGACCGGCACGCCGAACTTCCGGGCCATCGACGACTACGCCAAGACGGTCCAGACCGCCAGGGAGGTCGCCAAGGACGCGGGGATGCTCAACTTCGGTGTGGTCATCACGGCCACGATCCGCAACGCGGAGGATGCCCTGGCCGTCAGCTATGGGGTGGAGGACCTGGCCGCGGAGTCCCAGCTGACCGTCCGGCCCGCCTATGGGGCCCAGGACACCGCCTTCGCCGCGTCGCTGCCGCTGGGGCTGGTCCTGCCCGACTACGTCATGGTCCCCTCCAAGATCCGAGAGGCAGTCTGA